A genome region from Lytechinus pictus isolate F3 Inbred chromosome 16, Lp3.0, whole genome shotgun sequence includes the following:
- the LOC129278495 gene encoding delta-like protein 1, with protein MHLRSTISVLISLGMIAPSLQCLHLFRPQATPCSSEPCQQGAECFDDEMDHYACVCPPGYTGSNCEIETACSSSPCLFGACTPQGDEGYLCDCEPGFTGENCNIVVETPCFSSPCEEGKDCIDMDNGYRCECPEGYSGDNCETKDPCSPNPCQNDGECGVDGESYECYCDGAFTGDNCDIPIECENNMYFHDCASPCGPARCGVTIDSCITSCDRKCTCPPNTQLCPEGMLPGMMCVTNCTECYMP; from the exons ATGCATCTCCGGTCAACCATTTCTGTTTTGATTTCGTTGGGAATGATAGCCCCCTCTCTACAATGCCTGCATCTATTTCGACCTCAAG CTACCCCATGTAGCAGCGAACCGTGCCAACAAGGGGCGGAATGTTTCGATGATGAGATGGACCACTACGCGTGCGTATGTCCTCCCGGATATACTGGATCCAACTGTGAAATAG aAACGGCATGCTCATCATCCCCGTGTCTGTTCGGAGCCTGCACACCTCAGGGTGATGAGGGATATCTATGCGATTGTGAGCCAGGTTTCACCGGGGAAAATTGCAACATCG ttGTAGAAACCCCATGTTTCTCATCTCCATGTGAAGAAGGAAAGGATTGCATTGACATGGACAATGGTTACAGATGTGAATGCCCAGAGGGATACAGTGGTGACAACTGCGAAActa AGGACCCTTGCTCCCCCAACCCATGTCAGAACGATGGTGAATGTGGCGTCGATGGTGAATCCTATGAATGCTATTGTGACGGTGCATTCACCGGAGATAACTGCGACATTC CAATCGAATGTGAGAACAACATGTATTTCCATGATTGCGCTTCGCCCTGTGGACCGGCCCGCTGTGGTGTAACCATAGATTCTTGCATCACGTCCTGCGATCGCAAATGTACCTGCCCTCCAAATACTCAGCTATGTCCCGAAGGGATGCTTCCAGGGATGATGTGTGTGACTAACTGTACTGAGTGTTACATGCCATAG